One stretch of Phaeodactylum tricornutum CCAP 1055/1 chromosome 9, whole genome shotgun sequence DNA includes these proteins:
- a CDS encoding predicted protein — MHTATLAVVVGAAVHSLFNTVKCAGIGTNPVQWRQQWAVEVVKIANGIVHPKDYARIQPKERRGNDDNSNPTILTRPFLCPPSGWRSPPPLPSQPDFICNYNSTMITVQNTLTALVYAFDTASQKQQEADRITSSLFLLCLPGLQLVSGVGTICLDQLEARQYDFEHTASGMDDAEEDFVHQPSNDSLLPALTYVAGDHPLMTSLLAAPDDCFWIPVLNTGSRDGAHYLGRGTQGEPVETNLVCLATNPDTDGFGQAQSQLSIQKHDVTVSGLDRYHAKKHGNYDECAHGAVYNTVENSETDHDGAWQIVGPNGK; from the exons ATGCACACTGCCACCTTGGCCGTTGTGGTCGGAGCCGCCGTACACAGCCTTTTCAATACCGTCAAGTGCGCCGGGATTGGCACCAATCCTGTACAGTGGAGACAACAATGGGCCGTTGAGGTGGTCAAAATTGCCAATGGCATCGTGCATCCCAAAGATTACGCCCGCATCCAACCCAAGGAGCGTCGCGGCAatgacgacaacagcaacccCACAATATTGACCCGCCCGTTTCTCTGTCCACCTTCTGGGTGGAGGTCACCACCACCCCTGCCTTCCCAACCGGATTTCATTTGCAACTACAACTCCACAATGATAAC CGTGCAGAACACGTTGACGGCATTGGTGTACGCGTTTGATACCGCTTCGCAGAAACAGCAAGAGGCGGACCGGATCACGTCAAGTCTCTTTCTGCTTTGCTTGCCTGGCTTGCAACTGGTCAGCGGCGTCGGCACGATTTGTCTGGATCAACTCGAGGCACGTCAGTATGATTTTGAACATACGGCTTCCGGGATGGatgatgcggaagaagatttcGTCCATCAGCCGTCGAACGATAGCTTGTTGCCGGCCTTGACGTACGTGGCGGGAGACCATCCTCTCATGACATCCTTACTAGCGGCTCCGGACGACTGCTTTTGGATTCCCG ttttgaataccggttcgcgcgatggcgcgcactacttgggtcgtggcacccaaggcgagcctgtcgaaactaatcttgtgtgtttggccacaaatcccgacacggatggttttggacaggcgcaatctcagttgagtattcagaaacatgatgtgactgtttcgggactcgatcgttaCCATGCTAAgaagcatggtaactatgatgaatgtgcccacggtgccgtgtataacaccgtggagaatagtgaaacggaccacgatggcgcttggcagatcgtggggccgaatggaaagtga
- the COPbeta gene encoding predicted protein (beta coatomer, subunit of the Coat Protein complex COP I) — protein MTMTPANSNESYCTFTLALDVTAGGLPSEAEIAKDLESNDANVKKLALKAAIMAMLGGEAMPRILMQVIRFCINSNDKQLKKLCMLYWEVVPKYQEPTSEELLAAASGGPSVQRKMLPEMLLVCNALMNDLNHPNEYVRGSMLRFLCKINDAEILGPLIPSVKSCLEHRHPYVRKNAALAVFHAHKLHGETLLPDGPELVAAFLEQETDVAARRNAFLMLFNENEDLAIDFLARNMDDVGKYGDGFALLVLELTRRVCRRDPSQKSRFVRVLFQMLSSTSPAVSYEAAWTLVTLSSAPTAVRAATLTYINLLNGQNDNNVKLIVLERLEGLKDKHSKILQELLMDVLRALASPNPDICQKVLAVAMDVVTSRSVQEVVNVLKREVQKTVSEEASIEGKGASYRNMLIKAIHGCAVRFPQVAESVVHTLTDFLSTDSGMQVIIFVRAIVEQYPELRAPLLAKLVSTLEDVTSNQVFCVCLWILGEYSETADSITDAFNTITEQAGEPPFILKNAEKEEAEKAAAEAEKAAPKIVSKNVVLADGTYATQTIYSEAKTPVHDSVNSLRRMLIGGDVFLGETLASSLTKLCLRGGLCPEMDPLALKAMVAKSVLVMCGVVKMAEVTIAAQRTSLSDCQERITLCCRALIDPKAQELLKPTLLEGGRARFGEFLKILKDKEAKENKKKESDKEITTQADDLIHFRQLKSMAVQAGDLDLDDGSDLARATGYDNAGSLLSSELSHVYQLSGFADPVYAEALVTVHDYDIVLEILVINRTPNTLANLTVELATMGDMKIVERPQAHTIGPLDQVTIRASIKVSSTETGHIFGTIVYEDAATREKAYVNLNDIHMDIMDYIRPASCTDEVFRSMWAEFEWENKVAISTSIASLLGFLSHIVKSTNMTCLTPHDKTEKGSFLAANLYARSVFGEDALVNVSVEKKDDNDGKLAGYIRIRSKTQGIALSLGDRITSVQRGLPETVKAQ, from the exons ATGACCATGACGCCCGCCAACTCGAACGAAAGCTATTGTACCTTTACACTCGCCTTGGATGTGACCGCAGGAGGACTTCCGTCAGAGGCTGAGATAGCCAAAGATTTGGAGTCGAATGACGCCAAT GTCAAGAAGCTCGCTTTGAAAGCTGCCATTATGGCAATGCTCGGTGGAGAAGCCATGCCGCGCATTCTCATGCAAGTCATTCGGTTCTGCATTAATTCCAACGACAAGCAGCTCAAGAAGCTCTGTATGCTTTACTGGGAAGTCGTTCCCAAGTATCAGGAGCCTACGTCGGAAGAGCTTTTGGCGGCAGCCTCCGGAGGTCCTTCCGTACAGCGAAAGATGCTTCCGGAAATGCTCCTCGTCTGTAACGCTCTCATGAACGATCTCAATCATCCCAACGAATACGTCCGCGGATCCATGTTGCGATTCTTGTGCAAAATCAACGACGCCGAAATCCTCGGTCCGCTCATTCCCTCCGTCAAGTCTTGTCTCGAACACCGACATCCCTACGTGCGCAAAAATGCCGCGCTCGCCGTATTCCACGCCCACAAGTTACACGGTGAAACCTTATTGCCCGATGGACCCGAACTCGTCGCCGCATTTCTGGAACAAGAAACCGATGTTGCCGCTCGTCGCAACGCATTCTTAATGCTCTtcaacgaaaacgaagatCTCGCCATTGACTTTTTGGCTCGCAATATGGATGATGTGGGCAAATACGGGGATGGCTTTGCCTTGCTCGTCCTCGAACTCACGCGTCGAGTGTGTCGCAGAGACCCCTCGCAAAAATCTCGATTTGTCCGTGTCCTCTTCCAGATGCTCTCCAGTACCTCCCCCGCAGTTTCCTACGAAGCCGCCTGGACCTTGGTCACGCTCAGCTCAGCGCCGACGGCGGTTCGTGCCGCTACCTTGACCTACATCAACTTGCTGAACGGACAAAACGATAATAACGTCAAGTTGATCGTTCTGGAGCGATTGGAAGGGCTCAAAGACAAGCACTCCAAGATTTTACAAGAACTGCTTATGGATGTCCTGCGGGCCCTGGCGAGTCCCAATCCGGATATTTGTCAAAAGGTCTTGGCCGTGGCCATGGACGTGGTCACGAGTCGCTCGGTCCAGGAAGTCGTCAACGTCCTCAAACGCGAAGTCCAAAAAACCGTGTCGGAAGAAGCATCCATCGAAGGAAAGGGTGCGAGTTATCGCAATATGCTCATCAAGGCGATTCACGGTTGTGCCGTCCGCTTCCCACAAGTCGCCGAGTCGGTCGTCCACACACTCACCGACTTTTTGAGCACGGACAGTGGTATGCAGGTTATTATCTTTGTACGCGCTATTGTGGAACAGTACCCGGAGCTTCGGGCGCCGCTTCTAGCCAAGCTCGTCTCCACCCTGGAAGACGTCACCTCGAATCAAGTGTTCTGCGTGTGCCTCTGGATTTTGGGTGAGTATTCCGAGACAGCGGACAGCATCACCGACGCTTTCAATACAATTACGGAACAGGCAGGAGAACCTCCCTTTATTCTCAAGAACGCAGAGaaggaagaagcagaaaaggCTGCGGCCgaagccgaaaaggccgctcccaaaattgtttccaaaaacgtTGTTTTGGCTGACGGCACTTACGCGACGCAAACGATCTACAGTGAAGCGAAAACTCCCGTTCACGACTCGGTCAATTCCCTGCGTCGCATGTTGATTGGAGGGGATGTTTTTCTGGGAGAGACACTGGCTTCGTCGCTGACCAAGCTTTGTTTGCGCGGTGGCCTTTGTCCCGAAATGGACCCACTTGCTTTGAAAGCTATGGTGGCCAAGTCCGTTCTCGTCATGTGCGGCGTTGTCAAAATGGCCGAAGTTACGATCGCTGCCCAGCGCACATCCCTATCGGACTGTCAAGAACGTATCACTCTTTGCTGCCGTGCCCTGATTGATCCCAAAGCGCAAGAACTTCTCAAACCAACTCTTCTCGAAGGTGGCCGTGCCCGTTTCGGAGAATTTCTCAAAATTCTAAAAGATAAGGAAGCCAAGGAGAATAAAAAGAAAGAGTCAGACAAGGAGATCACAACGCAAGCCGACGACTTGATTCACTTTCGCCAACTCAAATCGATGGCGGTCCAGGCCGGTGATCTAGATTTGGACGACGGTTCCGATTTGGCTCGGGCTACTGGATACGACAATGCCGGCTCGTTGTTGAGCTCGGAGTTGAGCCACGTGTACCAGCTCAGTGGCTTTGCCGATCCAGTCTACGCTGAAGCTTTAGTGACGGTCCACGATTACGATATCGTACTGGAGATCCTCGTTATCAACCGAACCCCCAATACTTTGGCTAATTTGACGGTAGAACTTGCGACGATGGGTGACATGAAGATCGTGGAACGGCCACAGGCTCACACGATTGGCCCGCTTGATCAAGTGACAATTCGAGCGTCCATCAAGGTTAGCTCTACGGAAACCGGACATATCTTTGGCACTATTGTGTACGAAGACGCGGCGACACGGGAGAAAGCTTACGTCAACCTGAACGATATTCACATGGATATTATGGATTACATTCGCCCAGCTTCGTGTACCGACGAGGTTTTTCGATCTATGTGGGCGGAATTCGAATGGGAAAACAAAGTCGCCATTTCGACCTCCATTGCGTCCTTGTTGGGTTTTCTGAGCCACATTGTCAAGTCCACAAATATGACGTGTCTCACGCCGCACGACAAGACCGAAAAGGGTTCCTTTTTGGCAGCCAATTTATACGCTCGAAG TGTTTTCGGAGAAGACGCATTGGTGAACGTGTCGGTcgaaaagaaggacgacaatgacggcaAACTGGCTGGCTACATTCGTATTCGCAGCAAGACGCAAGGCATAGCTTTGAGTTTGGGAGATCGCATTACTTCGGTCCAACGTGGCTTGCCGGAAACGGTCAAGGCACAGTAA
- a CDS encoding predicted protein has product MAEQPQGSYPRINGKMLQSGVYNDQLVSLMGRFVSMPNPDATVSFQCADQVVVTLSTEHAEVPPLDMIDGPVVEIVGQVATGQDPLMMFVVRELSKDLDLDVYNQMIEVQQNPKFQNYFAPIQA; this is encoded by the exons ATGGCGGAACAACCCCAAGGAAGCTACCCACGAATCAACGGGAAAATGTTACAGTCGGGCGTCTACAACGATCAGCTCGTCTCGCTGATGGGGCGCTTTGTTTCAATGCCAAACCCGGACGCCACCGTTTCCTTTCAGTGCGCGGACCAAGTCGTCGTCACGCTTTCGACCGAACACGCCGAAGTACCGCCGCTGGATATGATCGACGGCCCCGTGGTAGAAATCGTCGGACAAGTCGCTACGGGACAAGACCCACTCATG ATGTTCGTCGTTCGTGAACTGTCCAAGGACTTGGACTTGGACGTCTACAACCAGATGATCGAGGTACAACAAAACCCCAAGTTTCAAAACTACTTTGCGCCCATTCAGGCGTAA
- a CDS encoding predicted protein, with amino-acid sequence MYGKYLQQKRAAKQESRIQRHKEAEALGDDAPPKQAPKTIDNTRELEPTMVLQDPEVAADEAEDEFAPYFNGEKPKVLITTRPRPSQNLFHFIADLQKLIPALHFYPRKSYSVKEICSFAANREFTHLIVLSEKSKVCNGLTLSHLRMHDGVAKAGPTAFFKVSNVVTSKKIPNHGASTSHIPELNLHGFGTRLGHRIGRLLGSVFPHDAQFQGRQVVTFHNQRDYIFVRHHRYIFRELEGKAKDLQELGPRFTLKLRWIQEGTFDTQFGEYEWIHKRKEMDTTRRKFHL; translated from the exons ATGTACGGAAAGTATCTGCAACAAAAGCGTGCCGCCAAACAGGAATCTCGCATCCAGCGACacaaggaagccgaagcgCTGGGTGACGACGCGCCACCGAAACAGGCGCCCAAGACGATTGACAATACCCGCGAACTGGAACCCACCATGGTACTGCAGGATCCTGAAGTCGCCGCTGACGAAGCTGAAGACGAGTTCGCGCCCTACTTTAACGGCGAAAAGCCCAAAGTTTTGATTACCACGCGACCACGGCCCTCGCAGAACCTCTTTCACTTTATCGCCGACTTGCAGAAACTCATACCAGCTTTACACTTTTATCCCCGAAAATCCTATTCCGTCAAGGAAATTTGCAGCTTTGCGGCCAATCGCGAGTTTACGCATTTGATTGTTCTCTCGGAAAAGTCCAAAGTCTGCAACGGCCTTACGCTTTCTCATTTGCGCATGCACGACGGCGTCGCCAAAGCCGGACCAACCgcctttttcaaagtctCCAACGTAGTAACGAGCAAGAAAATACCAAATCATGGGGCGAGCACATCGCATATTCCGGAATTGAATTTGCACGGGTTTGGCACTCGACTGGGTCACCGGATTGGTCGTTTGTTGGGCAGCGTCTTTCCACACGACGCCCAGTTTCAGGGGCGACAAGTTGTCACCTTCCACAATCAACGTGACTACATCTTTGTTCGTCATCACCGTTACATCTTTCGTGAACTGGAAGGCAAGGCCAAGGAT CTGCAAGAACTGGGACCGCGGTTTACGCTCAAGCTTCGGTGGATCCAGGAAGGAACCTTTGACACACAATTTGGGGAATACGAATGGATTcacaaacgaaaagaaatggacACAACGCGAAGAAAGTTTCATCTGTAA
- a CDS encoding predicted protein — protein sequence MSDSPSRVLFLVAVWIGLLVAVAIPSQTLAFSIPLQECSNSATPESWAGMLPSQVRFSDVTQHYPVTWTRRLFSSEPRRHFAVRHITLKVSSCFLQITGASSSGKSTILRLIHGQEQPSGGAVEIASQYHSRDNNRTRPRNALPIYLDAKPSWDHTKTLEQYMDDTVRKYGSLDALTHDAVHELKTHICTIFAFDVGSKMWLRRKAVDLSPSESYRFRLILACLQSSLGHARMVVVDPHDRHEPRRLPAPILLLDEWMDQETSSVVQTVLAGLRKLVQAGAVVVSVTHKPERWKTPVPASQATFCREIVLCRGEILSSTL from the coding sequence ATGTCGGATTCGCCCTCCAGGGTCTTATTTCTAGTTGCCGTATGGATCGGACTACTGGTAGCCGTAGCCATCCCCAGCCAAACTCTCGCATTCTCGATTCCTCTCCAGGAATGCAGCAATTCTGCCACTCCCGAATCATGGGCAGGCATGCTTCCATCTCAGGTCCGTTTCTCGGACGTGACCCAACACTACCCTGTCACCTGGACGCGTCGGCTTTTTTCGTCCGAACCACGGCGCCATTTTGCCGTCCGGCACATTACTCTGAAAGTCTCGTCGTGCTTTTTACAAATTACGGGAGCCTCGTCCAGTGGAAAATCCACCATACTCAGACTCATTCACGGCCAAGAACAACCATCCGGAGGTGCCGTCGAGATTGCCTCCCAATACCACAGCCGCGACAACAATCGTACGCGTCCCCGTAACGCCCTGCCTATTTATCTGGACGCTAAACCGTCTTGGGACCATACGAAAACGTTGGAGCAGTATATGGACGATACTGTACGGAAGTATGGGAGTCTCGATGCGCTTACCCACGACGCGGTGCACGAGCTCAAGACCCACATCTGTACCATATTCGCATTCGACGTTGGCAGCAAAATGTGGCTACGGAGGAAAGCTGTGGATCTTTCCCCGTCCGAAAGTTACCGATTCCGACTGATTCTCGCTTGCTTGCAAAGCTCCCTGGGCCACGCTCGAATGGTGGTTGTTGACCCGCATGATAGGCACGAACCCCGTCGACTACCGGCACCAATTTTGCTCTTGGACGAGTGGATGGACCAGGAAACATCCAGTGTGGTCCAAACCGTACTAGCGGGTCTCCGTAAGCTTGTGCAAGCCGGAGCGGTTGTGGTATCGGTTACGCACAAACCCGAACGATGGAAGACCCCCGTTCCGGCGAGTCAGGCGACATTTTGTCGTGAAATTGTCCTGTGCCGTGGCGAGATTCTATCGTCCACCCTGTAA
- a CDS encoding predicted protein, translating into SSRTFCIGDEDHTLGNAVRHVLIRNNSIGFAGYSVPHPSEPVVQIRVQTVAPAGSRGQQPPTATGALKTACQTLYDQCDIVLERLEELI; encoded by the coding sequence TCCAGTCGAACCTTTTGCATCGGCGACGAAGATCACACTTTGGGAAACGCGGTACGGCACGTCTTGATCCGGAACAACAGTATCGGATTCGCCGGATACTCGGTACCTCATCCCTCCGAGCCCGTGGTACAGATTAGGGTCCAGACTGTGGCGCCCGCGGGCAGTCGGGGGCAACAACCTCCGACGGCAACGGGCGCGCTCAAGACAGCCTGCCAAACCCTGTACGATCAATGCGATATCGTTCTGGAAAGGCTGGAAGAGCTGATT
- a CDS encoding predicted protein has product MDPLEHVLVNLLGATTLDSSYRRFFEEYGITQASELASITEHRLATVSYGVLTPAVGDGPAAIVRTFLPPAQQDRILKIVQWFLSKGTNVTNDTWLELTSDVLEYWQPASATVAPATPVGSDARSSFVESAAAKFRKTIKNHSVPYPKFSEDRFWVTWNTNIRIKLRIHGVQLVLDPDYLPETVDETDTFVEMQNFVFGVFNDILLTPRARGILHKHVDELDAQSVYRDLVASYGKGINAQITATSIETKLTLYSFATSKSKTCVAFLTTWRNLIYDLERINEFPLPDHQKSVRLKSAVRSHPQLKLFLGNVQLYSRTHVGKSADDSDFEYVYDLMLEHATDIDQTDLEDRGNNRGGRSANNAKFQSSSKKKTNKPIGKKHKNYVPPEKWNALSPEEKRTIMDQRGPRPAPAPAPALSVNAAATQPPPTVYVSDSTAVDNQSLASTHVPPAAGPGHLLRSLISNSAARQHSAPSNGATSDSFSVNGTTYRREVNRASVQYRLSTHDVSLNKDSLVDGGANGGLSGSDVTVISQSLSEATVSGIGNSELTNLRLSTVAGLIHTTDGPIIGVFHQYAHLGTGNTIHSCNQMRSWGVTVDDVPRTFGGKQRIVTSDGRFVIPLSVSGGLTYLSMQAPTEEDLDTFEWVPFTADNEWDPNSLSSPAAADDDLSLQLPVGHVPFRDERINNFGLLAHSAAVSRSPLNVDALQPNFGWVPSARIARTFENTTQFARADARLPLRKHFKSRFPAANVSRLNEIVATDTFFSDTPAADDGIFNHGGATMAQLFVGKSSQITSVFPMKRESQFAHTFEDFIRTHGAPDALLSDNARAQIGKQALQILRMYAIDDMQCEPHHQHQNYAERRIQEVKKMVNTIMDRTNTPPEYWLLCLFYVTYLLNRLSVESLNWRTPLQVAHGQRPDISALLLFRWFEPVYYYDPDHASFPSHSREKTGRWIGVAEHKGDALTYWILTDNTHQAIARSVVRPANVDNGLKNHRAADSSPDGGEPSNPKPIVLATSDLRHDATIDPSFEKSHAFSPDELIGRYLIREAPDGQSHRALVARKIIDADSDNHQAIRFLLQIDEKDADEIISYNELSDLMEAQQSEPATNGNIEDHFKFTSIIGHQGPLQPTDAGYKGSSWNVLVQWEDGSQSYEPLIEMAKDDPPLLFWKGETKSPACSVSSTSQWGVSTGMTVLNTGSRDGAHYLGRGTQGEPVETNLVCLATNPDTDGFGQAQSQLSIQKHDVTVSGLDRYHAKKHGNYDECAHGAVYNTVENSETDHDGAWQIVGPNGK; this is encoded by the exons atggaTCCTCTCGAGCATGTCCTTGTGAACCTTTTGGGAGCGACAACGctggattcgtcgtaccgtcggttctttgaagagtatGGCATTACTCAGGCCAGTGAATTGGCCTCAATCACTGAACATCGTCTTGCAACGGTGTCTTACGGCGTCTTGACCCCTGCTGTGGGAGACGGCcctgctgcaattgttcGTACATTCCTTCCGCCTGCGCAACAGGACCGGATTTTGAAGATTGTACAATGGTTCCTTTCGAAAGGCACCAATGTGACAAACGACACCTGGCTTGAACTTACCTCTGATGTTCTCGAGTATTGGCAACCCGCCTCTGCTACTGTTGCCCCAGCTACTCCTGTTGGATCGGATGCTCGAAGTTCCTTTGTTGAAAGTGCTGCCGCGAAATTTCGGAAGACGATCAAAAATCATTCCGTCCCGTATCCAAAGTTCAGTGAAGACCGTTTTTGGGTCACTTGgaatacgaatattcgtatcaAGCTCCGTATTCATGGTGTTCAGTTGGTACTTGACCCGGATTATTTGCCTgagaccgtcgacgagacggaTACGTTTGTTGAAATGCAGaactttgtctttggcgtttTCAACGATATTTTGTTGACCCCTCGTGCGCGTGGAATCCTCCACAAGCATGTGGATGAGCTGGATGCTCAGTCGGTCTACCGCGACCTTGTTGCCTCGTACGGCAAAGGTATTAACGCGCAGATCACGGCCACATCCATTGAAACGAAACTTACTTTGTATTCATTTgcgacttcaaagagcaagacctgtgttgcttttttgacgacCTGGCGCAATTTGATTTACGATCTTGAACGGATCAACGAGTTCCCTTTGCCGGATCACCAGAAGAGCGTACGACTGAAGTCAGCTGTCCGTTCccatccgcaattgaaacttttcctcGGAAATGTTCAACTTTACTCTCGTACCCATGTGGGTAAGAGTGCTGATGATTCCGATTTCGAGTATGTTTATGATTTGATGCTTGAACATGCAACTGATATTGATCAgaccgatttggaagaccgcGGTAACAACCGTGGTGGACGCTCAGCAAACAATGCGAAGTtccagtcttcttccaagaagaaaactaACAAACCGATTGgtaagaagcacaagaattaTGTGCCTCCTGAGAAGTGGAATGCTCTCTCTCCCGAAGAGAAGCGGACCATTATGGATCAACGAGGACCTCGCCCTGCTCCAGCCCCTGCCCCTGCCTTATCGGTGAACGCCGCTGCCACTCAGCCCCCTCCTACGGTGTATGTCAGTGACTCGACGGCtgttgacaaccaaagccttgcttcGACCCACGTCCCACCTGCTGCTGGACCTGGTCACCTGCTTCGTTCGCTCATTTCGAATTCAGCTGCCCGCCAGCACTCTGCCCCATCGAATGGAGCCACGTCTgactctttttcggtcaATGGGACCACCTATCGCCGCGAAGTGAACCGTGCTTCTGTGCAGTACCGTCTTTCCACTCACGATGTTTCGTTGAATAAGGACTCTTTGGTCGATGGTGGTGCCAACGGTGGCCTTAGCGGCTCAGACGTAACCGTTATTTCGCAATCCCTGTCAGAGGCAACTGtctctggaattggaaattcGGAATTGACCAACCTCCGTTTGTCAACAGTGGCCGGACTCATTCACACGACGGATGGTCCCATTATTGGTGTGTTTCACCAGTATGCTCATCTTGGTACTGGTAATACCATCCACTCGTGCAACCAAATGCGCTCCTGGGGAGTCACGGTTGACGACGTCCCTCGTACTTTTGGTGGCAAACAGCGTATTGTCACGTCCGATGGTCGTTTTGTCATCCCGCTTTCGGTTTCTGGCGGACTCACTTACTTGTCTATGCAGGCCCCTACCGAGGAGGACCTGGACACTTTCGAATGGGTGCCTTTTACCGCTGACAACGAGTGGGATCCAAATAGTCTCTCTTCTCCTGCCGCTGCCGACGATGACCTCAGTTTGCAGCTTCCTGTCGGCCATGTTCCGTTCCGTGACGAACGCATCAACAACTTTGGTCTCCTTGCGCATTCCGCGGCAGTCAGTCGATCCCCTTTGAATGTCGATGCTTTGcaacccaattttggatgggtTCCCAGTGCTCGTATCGCTCGTACGTTTGAAAATACCACGCAATTTGCTCGTGCCGATGCCCGTTTGCCCTTGCGCAAACACTTCAAATCGCGTTTCCCTGCTGCCAATGTCTCTCGTCtgaacgaaattgtggcaacCGATACTTTTTTCTCGGATACCCCTGCGGCCGATGACGGCATTTTTAACCATGGTGGGGCTACGATGGCccaacttttcgttggaaaaaGTTCGCAAATCACCTCTGTCTTCCCGATGAAGCGCGAGTCTCAGTTTGCCCATACTTTCGAGGATTTTATCCGTACCCATGGTGCTCCCGATGCCCTCCTCAGCGACAATGCCCGTGCTCAGATCGGTAAGCAGGCACTTCAGATCTTGCGCATGTATGCGATCGACGACATGCAGTGCGAGCCGcatcatcagcaccaaaattaCGCGGAACGCCGCATTCAAGAGGTGAAAAAGATGGTGAACACAATCATGGATCGTACAAACACTCCTCCTGAATATTGGTTGCTCTGCTTATTTTATGTGACCTACTTGCTCAATCGCCTCTCTGTCGAAAGCTTGAATTGGCGTACCCCGCTTCAGGTTGCCCATGGACAGCGTCCCGATATTTCTGCtttgctcctttttcgttggtttGAGCCCGTTTATTATTACGACCCTGACCATGCGTCTTTCCCATCGCATTCTCGCGAGAAAActggtcgttggattggtgtCGCCGAACATAAAGGTGATGCGCTGACTTATTGGATTTTGACAGACAATACTCACCAGGCCATTGCTCGTTCTGTTGTTCGTCCAGCCAATGTCGATAATGGTTTGAAAAACCATCGTGCTGCGGATTCCTCTCCCGATGGTGGGGAGCCCTCGAATCCTAAGCCCATTGTCTTGGCTACGAGTGACCTACGCCATGACGCTACGATTGATCCATCTTTTGAGAAATCCCATGCATTCTCTCCTGACGAATTGATCGGCAGATATTTGATTCGTGAAGCCCCTGACGGCCAGAGCCATCGAGCCCTTGTTGCTCGTAAAATTATTGATGCCGACTCCGATAACCACCAGGCAATccgcttcttgttgcaaattgatgaaaaggatgcTGACGAGATCATTTCGTACAATGAACTCTCCGATTTGATGGAAGCCCAACAATCAGAGCCCGCTACGAACGGAAATATCGAAGATCATTTCAAGTTTACTAGTATTATTGGACACCAAGGCCCTTTGCAACCGACCGATGCGGGCTACAAGGGATCCTCTTGGAATGTTTTGGTTCAATGGGAAGATGGTTCCCAGTCGTACGAACCTCTAattgaaatggcaaaggaCGATCCA cctttgttgttttggaaaggtgagaCGAAATCTCCCGCTTGTTCTGTCTCGAGTACCtcacagtggggagtgtcaactggaatgacagttttgaataccggttcgcgcgatggcgcgcactacttgggtcgtggcacccaaggcgagcctgtcgaaactaatcttgtgtgtttggccacaaatcccgacacggatggttttggacaggcgcaatctcagttgagtattcagaaacatgatgtgactgtttcgggactcgatcgttaCCATGCTAAgaagcatggtaactatgatgaatgtgcccacggtgccgtgtataacaccgtggagaatagtgaaacggaccacgatggcgcttggcagatcgtggggccgaatggaaagtga